The Priestia koreensis genomic interval AGAAATAATAAAATAAGGATAAAGCTAATCCCTAGCTCTGATCGGAGGTTTTCCCAACTAAGTGCCACAGTCTTTCCGAGGGCTAGTTGACAAACGACGTGTACGACAATCATGCCCACCGTCGTTAATAGAGAAAATAAGAGAACGCCAATATACTTAGAAGAGATAATTTGACTACGTGTAAATGGTAGGCTGTTGATGAGAAGGTTGTTATTATCCTTTGTATCGTAGTAGTGATTATTGATTGCAAATATGGTCACAATGATGACGATACCAAATCCTATGTTAAGATCACCGAGCGTGTAGACAACTCCTATGAAAAGATAGAGAAACATAAGCATTTTTTGAATAAGAAAATCTTTTCGAATTAAGTTATACATACATATTCCCCTTTTTCGTAAAGTACATAATGTCTTCTAACGACGGCTTTTCAATAAGCACCCTATTTCCGAAACGATGTTTCGTCTGATTAATGTTTTTACTAAGTGCTTCAAAGCCAACATTTGTTTTTCGGACCGACACAAATTCATCTGCAGCCTCTGCAGTTAGCAAATCATTACTTCCTTTAACAAGTCCATATTCCTCCAAAATAGAATGAT includes:
- a CDS encoding ABC-2 transporter permease, translating into MYNLIRKDFLIQKMLMFLYLFIGVVYTLGDLNIGFGIVIIVTIFAINNHYYDTKDNNNLLINSLPFTRSQIISSKYIGVLLFSLLTTVGMIVVHVVCQLALGKTVALSWENLRSELGISFILILLFLSFYFPFFYKFSNRYLLTIFSIIIVLSSILIRAIASSIENIMNNSLAFLQDMHVWQLWTSGTIISLLLFIGSWMLTIKIYANKDL